From one Brachypodium distachyon strain Bd21 chromosome 4, Brachypodium_distachyon_v3.0, whole genome shotgun sequence genomic stretch:
- the LOC104585127 gene encoding FBD-associated F-box protein At4g13985-like, whose translation MKKRNADGTLKLKPVESSREVDRLSDLPDDLIGRVLGFLPTPQAVLTSRLSRRWRRVWPAHVRALNLSVYDGVGRRLSGLSSGALARFATPGIPSISLHIASHVDIATGDTWYTEAMEREALSLLLNDHGVELQLPPLGVVRFGRLAELALSTVRLPSGTPPLHEFLSACCPRLRRLRLCAVRGDAVRALDLRSDALESLDVNNVDQLVTLHVAAPNLRSLSVRSCFRFPVQSDVETEVVVSAPRMEAVCWYRSYPKRLDFLTADPTAHQVRRLSGLKLPTRGPSGRFDFPYTIQLLRAFSVTAEQLELDLILPDDMTLLNWAGQAAGGEDLLSYVPRLPRVSALSLNGLRWGLGCSVRPSLAELLSRVPNVTRLYVESNPYCRTVFVSTPRNCVF comes from the exons ATGAAGAAGCGTAATGCGGACGGAACTCTGAAGCTAAAGCCTGTGGAGTCATCGCGGGAAGTGGACCGGCTGAGCGACCTTCCCGACGATCTGATCGGCCGCgtcctgggcttcctccccACCCCGCAAGCCGTGCTCACTTCCCGCCTGTCCCGGCGCTGGCGCCGCGTGTGGCCCGCGCACGTCCGCGCCCTCAACCTGTCAGTCTACGACGGCGTCGGGCGCAGGCTCAGCGGCCTCTCCAGCGGGGCCCTGGCGCGGTTCGCCACGCCCGGCATcccctccatctccctccacaTCGCCAGCCACGTCGACATCGCCACCGGGGACACGTGGTACACGGAGGCCATGGAGC GGGAGGCCCTGTCGCTGCTGCTGAACGACCACGGCGTCGAGCTCCAGCTCCCCCCATTGGGGGTCGTGCGCTTCGGCAGGCTGGCGGAGCTGGCCCTCTCCACGGTGCGGCTGCCTTCCGGCACGCCGCCCTTGCACGAGTTCCTCTCGGCGTGCTGCCCGCGGCTGCGGAGGCTGCGGCTGTGCGCCGTCAGAGGGGACGCCGTGCGCGCGCTGGACCTCCGCTCCGACGCGCTCGAGTCCCTGGACGTCAACAACGTCGACCAGCTGGTGACGCTCCACGTAGCGGCCCCCAATCTCCGGTCCTTGAGCGTACGCTCCTGCTTCCGGTTTCCAGTCCAAAGTGACGTCGAAACCGAGGTGGTTGTCTCGGCGCCGAGGATGGAGGCCGTCTGCTGGTACCGCAGCTACCCGAAGCGGCTAGACTTCCTCACCGCGGACCCGACGGCGCACCAAGTCCGCCGGCTCTCCGGCCTCAAGCTCCCGACGCGGGGGCCAAGCGGCCGGTTCGACTTCCCTTACACAATACAGCTCCTGCGGGCCTTTTCCGTTACCGCCGAGCAACTGGAGCTGGACCTGATACTGCCGGACGATATGACTCTCCTCAACTGGGCGGGACAGGCGGCCGGCGGAGAGGACTTGCTGAGCTATGTCCCGCGGCTGCCTCGTGTCAGCGCGCTCTCGCTCAACGGCCTGCGGTGGGGGTTGGGTTGCAGCGTCAGGCCCAGCCTGGCCGAGCTCCTCTCTCGTGTCCCAAACGTGACCAGGCTTTACGTCGAGTCAAACCCCTACTGCCGGACAGTTTTCGTAAGTACTCCAAGAAACTGTGTTTTCTGA
- the LOC100832086 gene encoding uncharacterized protein LOC100832086 isoform X1: MFRKMMNHKCAKGLRPQLQYSHDLPSSNCLVMFNKQCSKRNNHEVCIVVQAISPVQCTENPMQAFISFEDFHVSVLTEEDGVIKTQIRVTVSSTMTDFIFQKVFAKHVAAAQPLPGFRQMKGGKTPDVPKEVALHLIGPSKVKKAAIKKIINRAVAEYVEKENLDVLKNLKVLQSYEELEAAFEPGKEFCFDATVHLQ; encoded by the exons ATGTTCAGAAAG ATGATGAATCACAAATGCGCCAAGGGGCTTCGACCTCAACTTCAATATTCGCATGATCTACCTTCTTCAAATTGTTTGGTGATGTTCAACAAGCAATGTTCAAAACG AAACAACCATGAAGTCTGCATAGTGGTTCAGGCAATATCCCCAGTACAAT GTACAGAAAATCCCATGCAAGCGTTTATATCATTTGAAGATTTCCATGTTTCTGTGCTTACTGAAGAGGATGGAGTGATAAAG ACGCAGATACGAGTAACTGTCAGCAGCACAATGACAGATTTTATCTTCCAGAAAGTCTTCGCAAAGCATGTTGCTGCCGCACAGCCACTTCCAGGATTTCGACAAATGAAAGGAG GAAAAACTCCAGAT GTACCAAAAGAAGTCGCTCTGCACTTGATTGGACCATCAAAGGTGAAGAAAGCAGCCATCAAGAAAATTATTAACCGTGCAGTTGCTGAATATGTTGAAAAG GAGAACCTTGATGTGTTGAAGAACCTGAAGGTTCTGCAGAGCTACGAAGAGCTCGAAGCCGCATTCGAACCCGGAAAAGAGTTCTGCTTTGACGCGACTGTCCATCTACAGTAA
- the LOC100824527 gene encoding eukaryotic translation initiation factor 3 subunit G: MINFWKDPNAESCCICGEEEPEEKHEELACPYDYLVSPAGYVPCRARRAAWRECSAVPSSHRRFLQRFVRITNVPELCRPASLAALFARYGPLRMWHVAMDAPEVCKGFACVVFERREHAEKAIDELNCYCFDGNSLRVDWFYPSA; the protein is encoded by the coding sequence ATGATCAACTTCTGGAAGGACCCGAACGCCGAGTCGTGCTGCATCTGCGGGGaagaggaaccggaggagaaGCACGAGGAGCTCGCCTGCCCATACGACTACCTCGTCTCGCCTGCGGGTTACGTCCCCTGCAGGGCGAGGCGCGCCGCCTGGAGGGAGTGCAGCGCCGTGCCGTCCAGCCACCGCCGGTTCCTGCAGCGCTTCGTGCGCATCACAAACGTGCCGGAGCTCTGCCGGCCGGCTTCCCTCGCCGCACTCTTCGCCCGGTACGGGCCGCTGCGGATGTGGCATGTCGCCATGGATGCCCCCGAGGTATGCAAGGGCTTCGCGTGCGTGGTCTTCGAGCGCCGAGAGCACGCCGAGAAGGCCATCGATGAACTCAACTGCTATTGCTTTGATGGGAATAGCTTGCGAGTAGATTGGTTTTATCCCAGCGCGTGA
- the LOC112268912 gene encoding uncharacterized protein LOC112268912 produces MSSSGASSSPSSPLPVSVGPGRRRYAFTPSPSASPPFSPTSREDDDAAGSPLLLLRAAQSEPRLLHNYSAFSMDAAFAREQPPRSCPPPRRHFDLGACCFEWVLTLLCCCCCSSKLED; encoded by the exons ATGAGCAGCAGCggggcctcctcctctccgtcgTCCCCGCTGCCGGTCAGCGTCGGCCCGGGGCGCCGCCGGTACGCCTTCACGCCGTCGCCTTCCGCgtcgccgcccttctctccgACGAGccgggaggacgacgacgccgctggctcgccgctgctatTATTGCGGGCAGCGCAGTCAGAGCCGAGGCTGCTGCATAATTACTCCGCCTTCTCCATGGACGCCGCATTTGCTCGGGAGCAGCCGCCGCGGTCGTGTCCGCCGCCGAGAAGACACTTTGATCTCGGAGCATGCTG CTTCGAGTGGGTGCTGACGctgctgtgctgctgctgctgctcttccaAGCTCGAGGATTGA
- the LOC100824835 gene encoding meiosis-specific protein PAIR2-like isoform X1, whose amino-acid sequence MVIAQRTESEIMEQDPPLLVHHRLPVMRLSWSVRIPNGLGTRDLLHIAIYHICYIRGLFPEKYFNDKSIPALGQDQANMKIKKLMPMDANSRRLIDWMEKGVYDALQKKYLKTLLFCICEEEGPMIEEYAFSFSYPNSNGEEVVMILSLTGNEKTTATFKSNAAEVSSDKMRSSACKMVRMLVSLMRTLDQMPDERIIVMKLLYYDDVTPEDYEPPFLKGCADNEPVYKWNENPLKMVVGNVNSKHLVLALKVKSNVDLCEVKNVNSEDDNMSLGNESDPDSYFSDTEVRPSEVDCYIFASNDGDGKG is encoded by the exons ATG GTGATAGCTCAGAGGACGGAGTCCGAGATCATGGAGCAGGACCCGCCGCTGCTTGTG CATCACAGACTTCCTGTCATGAGATTGAGTTGGTCTGTACGAATTCCCAATGGTTTAGGA ACAAGGGATTTGCTTCACATCGCTATATACCATATCTGTTACATCAGAGGCCTATTCCCTGAGAAGTACTTCAATGATAAGTCTATTCCGGCATTAGGTCAGGACCAAGCCA ATATGAAGATTAAGAAGCTAATGCCCATGGATGCTAACTCCAGAAGGTTGATTGATTGGATGGAGAAAG GTGTCTATGATGCCTTACAAAAGAAGTATCTCAAGACCCTTCTCTTCTGTATATGTGAGGAGGAAGGCCCAATGATCGAGGAGTATGCCT TCTCATTTAGCTACCCCAACTCGAATGGTGAGGAAGTTGTAATGATCCTGAGTCTCACAGGGAATGAGAAGACTACTGCTACATTCAAGTCAAATGCAGCAGAAGTCAGTTCTGATAAGATGAG GAGCTCTGCTTGTAAGATGGTCAGAATGCTGGTTTCACTTATGAGGACCTTGGACCAAATGCCAGATGAG AGGATCATTGTAATGAAGCTGCTATACTACGATGATGTCACA CCTGAGGATTACGAGCCTCCCTTTCTTAAGGGTTGTGCTGATAATGAGCCTGTTTATAAATGGAATGAGAACCCCTTGAAGATGGTAGTGGGAAATGTCAATAGCAAGCATCTTGTTTTAGCTTTGAAG GTTAAAAGTAATGTTGATCTATGTGAAGTTAAAAATGTTAACAGTGAAGATGACAACATGAGCTTGGGTAACGAGTCTGACCCAGATAGTTACTTTTCTGACACAGAG GTTCGCCCATCTGAAGTGGACTGTTACATTTTTGCTTCTAATG ATGGAGATGGAAAAGGTTGA
- the LOC100832086 gene encoding uncharacterized protein LOC100832086 isoform X3: protein MFRKMMNHKCAKGLRPQLQYSHDLPSSNCLVMFNKQCSKRNNHEVCIVVQAISPVQCTENPMQAFISFEDFHVSVLTEEDGVIKKVFAKHVAAAQPLPGFRQMKGGKTPDVPKEVALHLIGPSKVKKAAIKKIINRAVAEYVEKENLDVLKNLKVLQSYEELEAAFEPGKEFCFDATVHLQ, encoded by the exons ATGTTCAGAAAG ATGATGAATCACAAATGCGCCAAGGGGCTTCGACCTCAACTTCAATATTCGCATGATCTACCTTCTTCAAATTGTTTGGTGATGTTCAACAAGCAATGTTCAAAACG AAACAACCATGAAGTCTGCATAGTGGTTCAGGCAATATCCCCAGTACAAT GTACAGAAAATCCCATGCAAGCGTTTATATCATTTGAAGATTTCCATGTTTCTGTGCTTACTGAAGAGGATGGAGTGATAAAG AAAGTCTTCGCAAAGCATGTTGCTGCCGCACAGCCACTTCCAGGATTTCGACAAATGAAAGGAG GAAAAACTCCAGAT GTACCAAAAGAAGTCGCTCTGCACTTGATTGGACCATCAAAGGTGAAGAAAGCAGCCATCAAGAAAATTATTAACCGTGCAGTTGCTGAATATGTTGAAAAG GAGAACCTTGATGTGTTGAAGAACCTGAAGGTTCTGCAGAGCTACGAAGAGCTCGAAGCCGCATTCGAACCCGGAAAAGAGTTCTGCTTTGACGCGACTGTCCATCTACAGTAA
- the LOC104584706 gene encoding uncharacterized protein LOC104584706, translating to MASSSGKRAAIAGMLVVVLLVAGAGLAGAARPMPAAERSSSGGEAYLAVYPAAVAVAEEARKTVDMLLQRLPAGPSPKGPGH from the coding sequence AtggcgtcgtcgtcggggaagcgcgcggcgatcgccggcatgcTCGTGGTTGTTCTACTGGTCGCCGGTGCGGGCCTCGCCGGCGCGGCGCGTCcgatgccggcggcggagcggagTAGTAGCGGCGGGGAGGCTTACCTGGCGGTGTAccctgcggcggtggcggtggccgaAGAAGCGAGGAAGACAGTGGACATGCTTCTCCAGAGGCTGCCGGCGGGGCCCAGCCCCAAGGGGCCCGGACACTAG
- the LOC106866878 gene encoding uncharacterized protein LOC106866878 — protein MKLLYYDDVTPEDYEAPFFKSCLDSETLDIWNMNPSKIKKGSANSKHIVLTLKINSQLDPYNTEDDNISLENDIEVNLVKSFGHLCCISRRPPVFYLDSGAGTHICNNKAYMKDLKPIEENNRVTLHSADGGKFTAEEMGLIAFENINLSQVSYIPYLPFNLISVGQLDEDDLLISIVDGQFQIIDLQNCRVVGEGYRDSENKDYVVRSISWVHPDREIQSEQFEADEEDDVAATDPEKDGDYEKWIIDSMCAAHLTGRKDVLKKIKRCEQVFTSPKDRIMTTHSGVLRIKNLKLPKVLYSPDIKQNLISVGSLDGEGYRFAFHHGKCGIVCEGTLKHCGSGTRNKKKNMYYLDEFIPEKTLNTNRKRKKRR, from the exons ATGAAGCTGCTATACTATGATGATGTCACA CCTGAGGATTACGAGGCTCCCTTCTTTAAGTCTTGTCTTGATAGTGAGACCTTAGATATATGGAACATGAATCCCTCAAAGATCAAGAAGGGGAGTGCCAATAGCAAGCATATTGTGTTAACTTTAAAG ATTAATTCTCAGCTTGACCCATATAACACTGAAGATGACAACATCAGCTTAGAAAATGACATCGAG GTGAATCTTGTTAAGAGCTTTGGACATCTCTGTTGCATATCTAGGAGACCCCCAGTTTTTTACCTTGACTCTGGCGCTGGCACTCATATATGTAATAATAAGGCTTACATGAAGGACCTGAAGCCTATTGAGGAAAATAATCGGGTTACACTTCACTCTGCTGATGGTGGAAAGTTTACGGCAGAGGAAATGGGATTGATTGCATTCGAAAATATTAATTTGAGTCAAGTATCGTATATTCCATATCTGCCATTCAACCTAATCTCTGTGGGGCAACTGGATGAGGATGATTTACTCATTTCAATTGTGGATGGTCAGTTCCAAATCATTGATTTACAGAACTGCAGAGTTGTTGGTGAGGGATACAGGGACTCCGAAAACAAAGATTATGTTGTTAGAAGTATCAGCTGGGTACATCCAGACAGGGAAATACAGTCCGAACAATTTGAGGcggatgaagaagatgatgttgCTGCAACTGATCCAGAAAAGGATGGGGATTATGAG AAATGGATCATTGATTCAATGTGTGCTGCCCACCTGACTGGCAGAAAGGATGTTCTGAAGAAGATCAAACGTTGCGAACAAGTTTTCACTTCCCCCAAGGACAGAATAATGACCACTCACAGTGGGGTTTTGAGAATtaaaaatctaaaattgcCCAAGGTTCTGTACTCTCCAGACATCAAACAAAACCTGATATCAGTTGGATCACTTGATGGTGAAGGATATCGGTTTGCTTTTCACCATGGAAAATGTGGTATCGTGTGTGAAGGTACATTAAAACACTGTGGCTCTGGGACcagaaacaagaagaagaacatgtACTATCTCGATGAATTCATCCCTGAAAAAACTCTGAACACCaacaggaaaaggaaaaaacgacGTTGA
- the LOC100824835 gene encoding meiosis-specific protein PAIR2-like isoform X3 — MVIAQRTESEIMEQDPPLLVTRDLLHIAIYHICYIRGLFPEKYFNDKSIPALGQDQANMKIKKLMPMDANSRRLIDWMEKGVYDALQKKYLKTLLFCICEEEGPMIEEYAFSFSYPNSNGEEVVMILSLTGNEKTTATFKSNAAEVSSDKMRSSACKMVRMLVSLMRTLDQMPDERIIVMKLLYYDDVTPEDYEPPFLKGCADNEPVYKWNENPLKMVVGNVNSKHLVLALKVKSNVDLCEVKNVNSEDDNMSLGNESDPDSYFSDTEVRPSEVDCYIFASNDGDGKG; from the exons ATG GTGATAGCTCAGAGGACGGAGTCCGAGATCATGGAGCAGGACCCGCCGCTGCTTGTG ACAAGGGATTTGCTTCACATCGCTATATACCATATCTGTTACATCAGAGGCCTATTCCCTGAGAAGTACTTCAATGATAAGTCTATTCCGGCATTAGGTCAGGACCAAGCCA ATATGAAGATTAAGAAGCTAATGCCCATGGATGCTAACTCCAGAAGGTTGATTGATTGGATGGAGAAAG GTGTCTATGATGCCTTACAAAAGAAGTATCTCAAGACCCTTCTCTTCTGTATATGTGAGGAGGAAGGCCCAATGATCGAGGAGTATGCCT TCTCATTTAGCTACCCCAACTCGAATGGTGAGGAAGTTGTAATGATCCTGAGTCTCACAGGGAATGAGAAGACTACTGCTACATTCAAGTCAAATGCAGCAGAAGTCAGTTCTGATAAGATGAG GAGCTCTGCTTGTAAGATGGTCAGAATGCTGGTTTCACTTATGAGGACCTTGGACCAAATGCCAGATGAG AGGATCATTGTAATGAAGCTGCTATACTACGATGATGTCACA CCTGAGGATTACGAGCCTCCCTTTCTTAAGGGTTGTGCTGATAATGAGCCTGTTTATAAATGGAATGAGAACCCCTTGAAGATGGTAGTGGGAAATGTCAATAGCAAGCATCTTGTTTTAGCTTTGAAG GTTAAAAGTAATGTTGATCTATGTGAAGTTAAAAATGTTAACAGTGAAGATGACAACATGAGCTTGGGTAACGAGTCTGACCCAGATAGTTACTTTTCTGACACAGAG GTTCGCCCATCTGAAGTGGACTGTTACATTTTTGCTTCTAATG ATGGAGATGGAAAAGGTTGA
- the LOC104585126 gene encoding polyadenylate-binding protein 8, which translates to RKATSTTAKKKIFKKNRTTAAQGSCARTAIENPKRQDSTVVEAAAPIKEQDKEKSDSQYLRPRVNSRCGVCGAGRSHDSAPFCPYNYINGQYGLGTCREVCRPGRHRSLHELGSYSGSGGNIHPLGRVVRVNNVPLTPNEIPPDQRELRGLFGRFGPLVDCHLTRTSVQDLVGFGFVAFESCEHAREAVDKLNGHHFGDRRLRVDWAYPRAARL; encoded by the exons AGGAAGGCAACATCGACAACTGCAAAGAAGAAGATCTTCAAGAAGAATCGTACCACTGCCGCGCAAGGTTCGTGCGCGCGGACGGCCATTGAGAACCCTAAGCGGCAGGACTCTACGGTGGTCGAGGCAGCGGCGCCCATCAAGGAACAGGACAAGGAGAAAA GCGACTCGCAGTACCTCCGTCCCCGTGTGAATAGCAGATGCGGCGTGTGCGGAGCGGGGAGATCCCATGACAGCGCGCCCTTCTGCCCCTACAACTACATCAACGGACAATATGGCCTCGGCACTTGCAGGGAGGTGTGCCGCCCGGGGAGGCACCGGTCTCTTCATGAGCTGGGATCCTACTCCGGCTCCGGGGGCAATATTCACCCGCTGGGACGCGTCGTGCGTGTGAACAACGTGCCCCTGACCCCGAACGAGATTCCCCCCGACCAGCGCGAGCTCCGCGGGCTCTTCGGGCGGTTTGGGCCGCTCGTTGACTGCCACCTCACGAGGACGAGCGTCCAAGACCTCGTCGGCTTCGGGTTCGTCGCGTTCGAGAGCTGCGAGCACGCCAGGGAGGCTGTCGACAAGCTCAACGGCCACCACTTCGGCGACCGCAGGCTGCGAGTCGACTGGGCCTATCCACGCGCGGCGCGACTCTAA
- the LOC100824835 gene encoding meiosis-specific protein PAIR2-like isoform X2: protein MVIAQRTESEIMEQDPPLLVHHRLPVMRLSWSVRIPNGLGTRDLLHIAIYHICYIRGLFPEKYFNDKSIPALDMKIKKLMPMDANSRRLIDWMEKGVYDALQKKYLKTLLFCICEEEGPMIEEYAFSFSYPNSNGEEVVMILSLTGNEKTTATFKSNAAEVSSDKMRSSACKMVRMLVSLMRTLDQMPDERIIVMKLLYYDDVTPEDYEPPFLKGCADNEPVYKWNENPLKMVVGNVNSKHLVLALKVKSNVDLCEVKNVNSEDDNMSLGNESDPDSYFSDTEVRPSEVDCYIFASNDGDGKG, encoded by the exons ATG GTGATAGCTCAGAGGACGGAGTCCGAGATCATGGAGCAGGACCCGCCGCTGCTTGTG CATCACAGACTTCCTGTCATGAGATTGAGTTGGTCTGTACGAATTCCCAATGGTTTAGGA ACAAGGGATTTGCTTCACATCGCTATATACCATATCTGTTACATCAGAGGCCTATTCCCTGAGAAGTACTTCAATGATAAGTCTATTCCGGCATTAG ATATGAAGATTAAGAAGCTAATGCCCATGGATGCTAACTCCAGAAGGTTGATTGATTGGATGGAGAAAG GTGTCTATGATGCCTTACAAAAGAAGTATCTCAAGACCCTTCTCTTCTGTATATGTGAGGAGGAAGGCCCAATGATCGAGGAGTATGCCT TCTCATTTAGCTACCCCAACTCGAATGGTGAGGAAGTTGTAATGATCCTGAGTCTCACAGGGAATGAGAAGACTACTGCTACATTCAAGTCAAATGCAGCAGAAGTCAGTTCTGATAAGATGAG GAGCTCTGCTTGTAAGATGGTCAGAATGCTGGTTTCACTTATGAGGACCTTGGACCAAATGCCAGATGAG AGGATCATTGTAATGAAGCTGCTATACTACGATGATGTCACA CCTGAGGATTACGAGCCTCCCTTTCTTAAGGGTTGTGCTGATAATGAGCCTGTTTATAAATGGAATGAGAACCCCTTGAAGATGGTAGTGGGAAATGTCAATAGCAAGCATCTTGTTTTAGCTTTGAAG GTTAAAAGTAATGTTGATCTATGTGAAGTTAAAAATGTTAACAGTGAAGATGACAACATGAGCTTGGGTAACGAGTCTGACCCAGATAGTTACTTTTCTGACACAGAG GTTCGCCCATCTGAAGTGGACTGTTACATTTTTGCTTCTAATG ATGGAGATGGAAAAGGTTGA
- the LOC100824835 gene encoding meiosis-specific protein PAIR2-like isoform X5 encodes MRLSWSVRIPNGLGTRDLLHIAIYHICYIRGLFPEKYFNDKSIPALGQDQANMKIKKLMPMDANSRRLIDWMEKGVYDALQKKYLKTLLFCICEEEGPMIEEYAFSFSYPNSNGEEVVMILSLTGNEKTTATFKSNAAEVSSDKMRSSACKMVRMLVSLMRTLDQMPDERIIVMKLLYYDDVTPEDYEPPFLKGCADNEPVYKWNENPLKMVVGNVNSKHLVLALKVKSNVDLCEVKNVNSEDDNMSLGNESDPDSYFSDTEVRPSEVDCYIFASNDGDGKG; translated from the exons ATGAGATTGAGTTGGTCTGTACGAATTCCCAATGGTTTAGGA ACAAGGGATTTGCTTCACATCGCTATATACCATATCTGTTACATCAGAGGCCTATTCCCTGAGAAGTACTTCAATGATAAGTCTATTCCGGCATTAGGTCAGGACCAAGCCA ATATGAAGATTAAGAAGCTAATGCCCATGGATGCTAACTCCAGAAGGTTGATTGATTGGATGGAGAAAG GTGTCTATGATGCCTTACAAAAGAAGTATCTCAAGACCCTTCTCTTCTGTATATGTGAGGAGGAAGGCCCAATGATCGAGGAGTATGCCT TCTCATTTAGCTACCCCAACTCGAATGGTGAGGAAGTTGTAATGATCCTGAGTCTCACAGGGAATGAGAAGACTACTGCTACATTCAAGTCAAATGCAGCAGAAGTCAGTTCTGATAAGATGAG GAGCTCTGCTTGTAAGATGGTCAGAATGCTGGTTTCACTTATGAGGACCTTGGACCAAATGCCAGATGAG AGGATCATTGTAATGAAGCTGCTATACTACGATGATGTCACA CCTGAGGATTACGAGCCTCCCTTTCTTAAGGGTTGTGCTGATAATGAGCCTGTTTATAAATGGAATGAGAACCCCTTGAAGATGGTAGTGGGAAATGTCAATAGCAAGCATCTTGTTTTAGCTTTGAAG GTTAAAAGTAATGTTGATCTATGTGAAGTTAAAAATGTTAACAGTGAAGATGACAACATGAGCTTGGGTAACGAGTCTGACCCAGATAGTTACTTTTCTGACACAGAG GTTCGCCCATCTGAAGTGGACTGTTACATTTTTGCTTCTAATG ATGGAGATGGAAAAGGTTGA
- the LOC100824835 gene encoding meiosis-specific protein PAIR2-like isoform X4: MVIAQRTESEIMEQDPPLLVTRDLLHIAIYHICYIRGLFPEKYFNDKSIPALDMKIKKLMPMDANSRRLIDWMEKGVYDALQKKYLKTLLFCICEEEGPMIEEYAFSFSYPNSNGEEVVMILSLTGNEKTTATFKSNAAEVSSDKMRSSACKMVRMLVSLMRTLDQMPDERIIVMKLLYYDDVTPEDYEPPFLKGCADNEPVYKWNENPLKMVVGNVNSKHLVLALKVKSNVDLCEVKNVNSEDDNMSLGNESDPDSYFSDTEVRPSEVDCYIFASNDGDGKG; this comes from the exons ATG GTGATAGCTCAGAGGACGGAGTCCGAGATCATGGAGCAGGACCCGCCGCTGCTTGTG ACAAGGGATTTGCTTCACATCGCTATATACCATATCTGTTACATCAGAGGCCTATTCCCTGAGAAGTACTTCAATGATAAGTCTATTCCGGCATTAG ATATGAAGATTAAGAAGCTAATGCCCATGGATGCTAACTCCAGAAGGTTGATTGATTGGATGGAGAAAG GTGTCTATGATGCCTTACAAAAGAAGTATCTCAAGACCCTTCTCTTCTGTATATGTGAGGAGGAAGGCCCAATGATCGAGGAGTATGCCT TCTCATTTAGCTACCCCAACTCGAATGGTGAGGAAGTTGTAATGATCCTGAGTCTCACAGGGAATGAGAAGACTACTGCTACATTCAAGTCAAATGCAGCAGAAGTCAGTTCTGATAAGATGAG GAGCTCTGCTTGTAAGATGGTCAGAATGCTGGTTTCACTTATGAGGACCTTGGACCAAATGCCAGATGAG AGGATCATTGTAATGAAGCTGCTATACTACGATGATGTCACA CCTGAGGATTACGAGCCTCCCTTTCTTAAGGGTTGTGCTGATAATGAGCCTGTTTATAAATGGAATGAGAACCCCTTGAAGATGGTAGTGGGAAATGTCAATAGCAAGCATCTTGTTTTAGCTTTGAAG GTTAAAAGTAATGTTGATCTATGTGAAGTTAAAAATGTTAACAGTGAAGATGACAACATGAGCTTGGGTAACGAGTCTGACCCAGATAGTTACTTTTCTGACACAGAG GTTCGCCCATCTGAAGTGGACTGTTACATTTTTGCTTCTAATG ATGGAGATGGAAAAGGTTGA
- the LOC100832086 gene encoding uncharacterized protein LOC100832086 isoform X2 translates to MMNHKCAKGLRPQLQYSHDLPSSNCLVMFNKQCSKRNNHEVCIVVQAISPVQCTENPMQAFISFEDFHVSVLTEEDGVIKTQIRVTVSSTMTDFIFQKVFAKHVAAAQPLPGFRQMKGGKTPDVPKEVALHLIGPSKVKKAAIKKIINRAVAEYVEKENLDVLKNLKVLQSYEELEAAFEPGKEFCFDATVHLQ, encoded by the exons ATGATGAATCACAAATGCGCCAAGGGGCTTCGACCTCAACTTCAATATTCGCATGATCTACCTTCTTCAAATTGTTTGGTGATGTTCAACAAGCAATGTTCAAAACG AAACAACCATGAAGTCTGCATAGTGGTTCAGGCAATATCCCCAGTACAAT GTACAGAAAATCCCATGCAAGCGTTTATATCATTTGAAGATTTCCATGTTTCTGTGCTTACTGAAGAGGATGGAGTGATAAAG ACGCAGATACGAGTAACTGTCAGCAGCACAATGACAGATTTTATCTTCCAGAAAGTCTTCGCAAAGCATGTTGCTGCCGCACAGCCACTTCCAGGATTTCGACAAATGAAAGGAG GAAAAACTCCAGAT GTACCAAAAGAAGTCGCTCTGCACTTGATTGGACCATCAAAGGTGAAGAAAGCAGCCATCAAGAAAATTATTAACCGTGCAGTTGCTGAATATGTTGAAAAG GAGAACCTTGATGTGTTGAAGAACCTGAAGGTTCTGCAGAGCTACGAAGAGCTCGAAGCCGCATTCGAACCCGGAAAAGAGTTCTGCTTTGACGCGACTGTCCATCTACAGTAA